The region TTGTTTTTTAGTTAGCGGTTGATTATGAACCTCAGCAGGAGGCGCTGCTGTTGTGTAACCGGAGATACCCCACAAGTATAAGAACCAAATACCGTAATATTTGCTATATGAAATTATCCGAATTTAAATTTGAGCTTCCTGAAAGCTACCTTGCCACCCACCCTTCCGAAAACCGAGACGAGTCCCGCATGATGGTGATCCACCGCGACACCGGCAAAATCGAGCACCGCGTTTTTAAAGACATCCTGGAGTATTTTGACGAGGGTGACGTGATGGTGGTGAATGACACCAAGGTGTTTCCGGCGCGCCTGTACGGCAACAAGGAGAAAACAGGGGCTAAGATCGAAGTATTCCTGCTGCGCGAACTCAACAAAGACATCCACCTGTGGGATGTGCTGGTAGACCCGGCCCGCAAGATCCGCGTAGGCAACAAGCTCTACTTCGGCGACAGCGACCTGGTGGCCGAGGTAATTGATAATACCACGTCCCGCGGCCGTACCATCAAGTTCCTGTTCGACGGCCCGGACGAGGAGTTCTACAAAACCATTAACGATCTGGGCGAAACACCGCTTCCGAAGTATATCAAGCGTGAGGCGGAGCCTGAGGACCGTGAGCGCTACCAGACCGTATATGCCAAGAACGTAGGTGCCGTGGCTGCCCCAACCGCAGGCCTGCACTTCACTAAAGAGGTGATGAAGCGCCTGGAGATCAAAGGTGTGGACGTGGAGCCGATCACGCTGCATGTAGGACTGGGTACTTTCCGTCCGGTGGATGTGGAAGACCTGACCAAGCACAAGATGGACTCTGAGAACTTTATGGTGCCTGCCACCACCGCCGAGCGCGTAAACAAGGCGCTGGACAGCAAGAAGCGCGTTTGCGCCATCGGAACTACCACCATGCGTGCCCTGGAGTCCTCGGTATCGGCCAACAGCCGCCTGAAAGCCAACGAAGGCTGGACAGACCGTTTCATCTTCCCTCCCTACGATTTTAAGATCGCCAACAGCCTGCTTACCAACTTTCATATGCCGGAAAGCACCCTATTGATGATGGCAGCTGCTTTCGGCGGGTATGACCTGGTGATGAAGGCGTACGAGGAGGCTATAAAGGAGAACTACCGCTTCTTCAGCTACGGCGACGTGATGCTGATCCTGTAAGTATAAATTGATTGCAAAAGTATAAAGTATAAAGCCCCGGCCTGCAAAGCCGGGGCTTTATACTTTATATCAAGATG is a window of Pontibacter kalidii DNA encoding:
- the queA gene encoding tRNA preQ1(34) S-adenosylmethionine ribosyltransferase-isomerase QueA, whose protein sequence is MKLSEFKFELPESYLATHPSENRDESRMMVIHRDTGKIEHRVFKDILEYFDEGDVMVVNDTKVFPARLYGNKEKTGAKIEVFLLRELNKDIHLWDVLVDPARKIRVGNKLYFGDSDLVAEVIDNTTSRGRTIKFLFDGPDEEFYKTINDLGETPLPKYIKREAEPEDRERYQTVYAKNVGAVAAPTAGLHFTKEVMKRLEIKGVDVEPITLHVGLGTFRPVDVEDLTKHKMDSENFMVPATTAERVNKALDSKKRVCAIGTTTMRALESSVSANSRLKANEGWTDRFIFPPYDFKIANSLLTNFHMPESTLLMMAAAFGGYDLVMKAYEEAIKENYRFFSYGDVMLIL